A genomic stretch from Lathyrus oleraceus cultivar Zhongwan6 chromosome 2, CAAS_Psat_ZW6_1.0, whole genome shotgun sequence includes:
- the LOC127119446 gene encoding glycosyltransferase family 92 protein RCOM_0530710, with protein sequence MDTEQQHRRKRKRGVVKHFHVSSRSLFLCFSFFIFLLFLSNYHGFFTHKPPLSSSTLSLLYSSASFSVLDDPLQSTTAQTTTLSLSLQHQILFPNHYLIILNNNEKIQTREVECVYYILNGSSPGSAKPVLDVEVQVQPVQSIDYYDESRSVARCPFHETNSSTSGGVKVVDLRRFGEVGRRNLSGLKKQTPQSWDRVAYEAMLDGDTVVVFVKGLNLRPHKISDPTNFRCHFGLRSFHKDGVGASFLLSTRAVSVAQEIVRCVLPQSIINKPDKARGVRVTVSNLSGNLRRQVRTLLPSVARIGSGSVHKESSEKHELCVCTMVWNQASALREWIMYHSWLGVERWFIYDNNSDDDIENVVNDLDSKGFNVSRKVWPWIKTQEAGFSHCALKAREDCKWVGFFDVDEFFYFPNEFHRPNELGESSSTSSSGVPGEKSLRSMVANFSSSTTIAEIRTACHSFGPSGLTSHPKQGVTIGYTCRLQSPERHKSIVRPDLLDASLLNVVHHFQLKEGFESYNMPEHSVIVNHYKYQVWESFKAKFFRRVATYVVDWQQDQNKGSKDRAPGLGTEAIEPDNWRLRFCEVKDTGLKDYVLSVFTDPVTGSMPWEKHLL encoded by the coding sequence ATGGACACAGAACAACAACACCGGCGTAAGAGAAAAAGAGGTGTGGTAAAACACTTCCACGTATCTTCAAGATCACTTTTTCTCTGCTTTTCTTTCTTCATCTTCTTACTTTTCTTATCGAATTACCATGGTTTCTTCACTCATAAACCTCCTCTATCTTCATCTACTTTATCGCTTCTTTATTCTTCAGCAAGTTTTTCAGTTCTTGATGACCCTCTTCAATCCACCACCGCACAAACAACAACGCTTTCTTTATCTCTTCAACACCAAATCCTCTTCCCGAATCACTACCTCATAATCCTCAACAACAATGAAAAAATCCAAACCCGTGAAGTAGAGTGTGTTTATTATATACTCAACGGTTCTTCTCCCGGTTCAGCTAAACCGGTCCTTGATGTTGAGGTTCAGGTTCAACCGGTTCAATCTATAGACTATTACGACGAATCTCGATCCGTAGCGAGATGCCCGTTTCATGAAACGAATAGTTCGACTTCCGGCGGGGTTAAAGTTGTTGACTTGCGGCGGTTTGGTGAAGTGGGTCGTCGGAATTTAAGTGGTTTGAAGAAACAAACGCCGCAGTCTTGGGATAGGGTTGCGTATGAAGCGATGTTGGACGGTGATActgttgttgtttttgtgaaagGGTTGAATCTTCGACCGCACAAGATCTCGGATCCGACGAATTTTCGTTGCCATTTTGGGTTACGAAGCTTCCACAAAGATGGTGTTGGAGCTTCTTTTTTGCTTAGCACAAGAGCGGTTTCGGTGGCTCAAGAAATCGTGAGGTGTGTTTTGCCGCAGAGTATAATAAACAAACCAGATAAAGCTCGTGGTGTTAGGGTCACTGTGAGTAATTTGAGTGGGAATTTGAGGCGTCAAGTTCGTACCCTTTTGCCATCGGTAGCTAGAATTGGTAGTGGAAGTGTTCATAAGGAGAGTAGTGAGAAGCATGAGCTTTGTGTTTGTACAATGGTTTGGAATCAAGCTTCTGCGTTGAGGGAATGGATTATGTATCATTCATGGCTTGGAGTGGAGCGTTGGTTTATCTATGATAACAATAGCGATGATGATATCGAAAATGTAGTTAATGATCTCGATTCGAAAGGGTTTAATGTTAGTAGAAAGGTTTGGCCTTGGATTAAGACACAGGAAGCAGGGTTTTCTCATTGTGCTTTGAAAGCTAGAGAGGATTGTAAATGGGTTGGATTCTTCGATGTCGATGAGTTTTTCTATTTCCCTAACGAGTTTCATCGGCCTAACGAGCTCGGTGAAAGTAGTAGTACTAGTAGTAGTGGTGTTCCTGGTGAGAAATCGTTGAGATCGATGGTAGCGAATTTCTCGTCTTCGACGACAATCGCTGAGATACGAACTGCTTGTCATAGTTTCGGACCGTCTGGTTTAACTTCACACCCGAAACAAGGTGTTACCATAGGGTACACATGTAGGCTTCAAAGCCCTGAGCGGCATAAATCTATTGTGCGACCGGATTTGCTCGACGCGAGTCTTCTAAACGTGGTACACCATTTTCAGTTAAAGGAAGGATTCGAGTCCTACAACATGCCTGAACATAGTGTTATAGTGAACCACTACAAGTATCAAGTTTGGGAGAGTTTTAAAGCAAAGTTTTTCAGAAGAGTTGCAACCTATGTTGTTGATTGGCAACAAGATCAAAACAAAGGGTCAAAAGATAGAGCACCAGGACTTGGAACAGAAGCTATTGAACCAGATAATTGGAGGTTAAGGTTTTGTGAAGTTAAGGATACTGGTTTAAAGGACTATGTTTTGTCTGTTTTTACTGATCCTGTAACAGGATCAATGCCATGGGAAAAACATTTACTATAA